A stretch of Spirosoma oryzicola DNA encodes these proteins:
- a CDS encoding TolC family protein, giving the protein MKKYLIGVGVWLAGLSLAVAQPAPTVMPLDKAVQLALQNNKAIKLADARTQAAEARSQEAKDRSLPQANASLAYSRYSLTGPFSLGAGGEALTIPAGAFNATIGGVTISKEVFGGFAEKSAEKSAELLAKAGHLDAQRNRSELVYTVTDAYYNIVKLARSIGVIEQNIRQFEERERDANNLQKEGIVTANEVLKIQLQKNNLNLSRLQVEKARQTALYNFNLLVGLPDDQTISIDTTLVNPVSSLEPLNSFLTRAVQARPEVQANTLRVQSAEEMMRNTKSAKYPHLGVSTGYNYINPTANVFPTSGAFVSAWNVGAGLTYNIGSLYNLKGRLHTAQNNIDQANLQSQQQTDQIRSEVVTAYNNYQLALEQQNVIRTAVGQAVENYRLTESRFRNGLVGSTDLLEANSFLVQAQLNVINATVDAQLAYQRLLKATGNNLN; this is encoded by the coding sequence ATGAAAAAGTATCTGATAGGCGTTGGCGTTTGGCTGGCGGGTCTAAGTCTGGCGGTTGCTCAACCAGCTCCGACCGTGATGCCGCTGGATAAAGCCGTTCAGCTGGCGCTGCAAAATAACAAAGCAATCAAGCTCGCCGATGCCCGTACGCAGGCGGCTGAAGCGCGTTCGCAAGAAGCCAAAGATCGCAGTTTACCCCAGGCTAATGCTTCGTTGGCGTATTCGCGCTACAGCCTGACGGGTCCGTTCTCGCTGGGTGCTGGTGGGGAAGCCTTAACGATTCCGGCTGGCGCGTTCAATGCGACCATTGGTGGGGTTACGATCAGTAAAGAAGTGTTTGGCGGTTTTGCCGAGAAATCAGCAGAAAAGTCGGCCGAACTGCTGGCCAAAGCGGGTCACCTGGATGCGCAACGCAATCGTTCGGAGTTGGTTTACACCGTAACCGATGCGTACTATAACATTGTCAAACTAGCCCGTTCGATTGGTGTGATCGAGCAAAATATCCGTCAATTTGAAGAACGGGAGCGGGATGCGAATAACCTGCAAAAAGAAGGAATTGTGACTGCCAACGAGGTGCTGAAGATTCAGTTGCAGAAAAATAACCTGAACCTGAGTCGTCTACAGGTAGAAAAAGCTCGTCAGACCGCCCTTTATAACTTTAACCTGCTGGTTGGTTTGCCCGACGATCAGACTATTTCCATCGACACGACGCTGGTCAACCCGGTTTCTTCGCTTGAACCGCTGAACTCATTTCTGACCAGAGCGGTACAGGCCCGTCCCGAAGTACAAGCCAATACGCTCCGGGTTCAATCGGCTGAAGAGATGATGCGTAATACGAAAAGTGCCAAGTATCCGCACTTAGGCGTATCTACGGGGTATAATTACATCAATCCGACGGCCAACGTATTTCCTACGTCGGGTGCGTTCGTTAGTGCCTGGAATGTGGGGGCTGGATTGACGTATAACATTGGCTCGCTGTATAACCTGAAAGGTAGATTGCATACGGCGCAAAACAACATCGATCAGGCAAACCTGCAAAGTCAGCAGCAAACCGATCAAATCCGCAGTGAGGTGGTGACAGCTTACAACAACTACCAACTGGCGCTGGAACAACAGAATGTGATTCGCACGGCGGTAGGGCAGGCCGTTGAAAATTACCGCCTGACCGAGTCTCGTTTCCGCAATGGCTTAGTCGGATCGACGGATTTGCTGGAAGCCAACAGTTTTCTGGTACAAGCTCAACTCAATGTAATTAACGCCACCGTGGACGCGCAACTGGCTTACCAACGCCTGCTCAAAGCCACTGGCAACAACCTCAATTAA
- a CDS encoding MarR family winged helix-turn-helix transcriptional regulator produces MEKLFRNEYHRLIANIHQTDGYIFNHFQQKLSPFDLSVQQYIALRRLSEVYPNSLTAGELKEKMTDINSDMTRLMDRLVAKKLIVREIDPQNRRRVNLSLTEESYQFVEAVAVEFKDFESIVSQLTDEEVHTMNTLLEKIRKPLQ; encoded by the coding sequence ATGGAAAAGTTGTTTCGAAATGAATACCACAGATTGATTGCCAACATCCATCAAACCGACGGGTATATCTTCAATCATTTTCAGCAGAAGCTGTCGCCGTTCGATTTATCGGTACAGCAGTACATCGCTCTTCGCCGGCTCTCGGAAGTTTACCCAAACAGCTTAACCGCAGGTGAACTGAAAGAAAAAATGACCGATATAAACTCTGATATGACCCGGCTGATGGACCGTTTGGTTGCCAAGAAATTGATTGTTCGGGAGATTGATCCTCAGAACCGTCGTCGGGTTAACCTTTCCCTCACAGAAGAGTCGTATCAGTTTGTTGAAGCTGTCGCCGTCGAGTTTAAAGATTTTGAATCGATTGTCAGTCAGTTGACTGATGAGGAAGTCCATACAATGAATACGCTCCTCGAAAAAATTAGAAAACCGTTACAATGA
- the ygiD gene encoding 4,5-DOPA dioxygenase extradiol: MKRNEFLTTLLGTTMLTSFKQFTKDLTEQGSEMPVLFVGHGSPMNGIEHNEFNQYWKQLAQEIPVPKAVLVVSAHWLSRGTHITAMDFPRTIHDFGGFPKALFDVQYPAPGSPALAKETAGLIHSTVVGLNHDWGLDHGTWSVVRQMYPDATIPVLQLSIDYTKDAQYHYNLAKELSALRRKGVLILGSGNMVHNLRMIALPPSGDFNTAYGYDWAIQMNDTFKELIATGDHAPLIHYDRLGPEARLAIPSPDHYLPLLYTLGLQGKQDSVSFFNDKAVAGSLTMTSVKISSN, from the coding sequence ATGAAGCGAAACGAATTTTTAACCACCCTACTGGGTACAACCATGCTGACTAGTTTCAAACAGTTCACGAAAGACCTTACGGAACAAGGATCAGAAATGCCCGTATTATTTGTCGGACATGGTTCGCCGATGAATGGGATTGAACATAATGAATTCAACCAGTACTGGAAGCAGCTAGCGCAGGAAATCCCGGTTCCGAAAGCGGTTCTGGTTGTTTCGGCGCACTGGTTGAGTCGAGGAACGCACATTACGGCAATGGATTTTCCGAGAACGATCCATGATTTTGGCGGATTCCCTAAGGCGTTGTTCGATGTGCAGTACCCCGCACCCGGTAGCCCCGCACTCGCTAAAGAAACAGCGGGGTTGATCCATTCGACGGTTGTTGGGCTAAACCACGACTGGGGGCTGGATCATGGGACCTGGAGCGTTGTGCGGCAGATGTACCCTGATGCTACAATTCCTGTTTTGCAGCTGAGTATCGACTACACGAAGGACGCGCAGTACCATTATAACTTGGCAAAAGAGTTAAGCGCCTTACGCCGAAAAGGCGTGTTGATTCTGGGCAGTGGCAACATGGTTCATAACCTGCGCATGATCGCTTTGCCGCCATCCGGTGATTTCAACACGGCTTATGGCTACGACTGGGCCATCCAAATGAACGATACGTTTAAAGAACTGATCGCAACCGGAGACCATGCGCCACTGATTCACTACGATCGGCTGGGGCCAGAAGCCCGTCTGGCTATTCCATCGCCTGATCATTACTTACCCTTGCTGTACACGCTGGGGCTTCAAGGCAAGCAAGATTCTGTTTCCTTCTTTAACGACAAAGCCGTTGCTGGCTCGCTGACAATGACGTCGGTTAAAATCAGTAGTAACTAG
- a CDS encoding LytR/AlgR family response regulator transcription factor has translation MKRNPLLNHFVVRNLLGLLALLAVHFLADMYAMDQRVGFSKLSPYVYLLMLYGWLVFHNRILFERLFLQGKKAAYFGCLILLMALGSFNMSFILQTQFAIVRPLPHLVNFWVYTVTGLGVYVTYRYIRMQGQKERQPVEETKAVTEMTDNFSCTVDGVRQVIAHTDIRYLESLENYVKIFTKSKTYITRMTLKEAEDRLPKRLFVRISRSSIVNTAYVDTIESDTLRIGTKELRIGKVYKRYVAEQFTGD, from the coding sequence ATGAAACGCAATCCGCTTCTGAATCATTTCGTCGTACGTAATTTGCTGGGACTGCTCGCTTTGCTGGCGGTTCACTTCCTGGCCGATATGTACGCTATGGATCAGCGGGTAGGCTTTTCGAAGCTGTCGCCTTACGTGTATTTGTTAATGCTGTACGGTTGGCTGGTGTTTCACAACCGTATCCTGTTTGAACGGCTGTTCCTGCAAGGAAAAAAAGCGGCTTATTTCGGCTGTCTGATCCTACTCATGGCGCTGGGTTCGTTCAACATGAGTTTTATACTGCAAACGCAATTTGCCATTGTGCGCCCGCTTCCGCATCTGGTCAATTTTTGGGTGTACACCGTGACGGGCCTGGGCGTATATGTTACGTACCGGTATATCCGTATGCAAGGGCAAAAAGAACGGCAACCCGTCGAAGAAACAAAGGCAGTGACCGAAATGACGGATAACTTTTCCTGTACGGTGGATGGTGTCCGTCAGGTGATCGCCCATACCGATATTCGCTATCTTGAGAGTCTGGAAAACTACGTCAAGATCTTCACGAAATCGAAAACGTACATTACGCGGATGACCTTGAAGGAAGCCGAAGATCGGTTGCCCAAACGGCTGTTTGTTCGCATCAGCCGGTCGTCCATTGTGAATACGGCGTACGTTGACACAATCGAGTCTGACACGCTTCGAATCGGAACAAAGGAGTTGCGCATCGGTAAAGTATACAAACGATATGTCGCCGAGCAGTTTACCGGGGATTGA
- a CDS encoding HlyD family secretion protein, with protein MDKKTVFRIVGVIVLAVALFFGYSEFRYLQRHETTDDAQIDGDVNPVIPKAGGYVKAIRFKDNQFVKEGDTLVVLDDADYRIRVAQAESALQSAMAAAGVSRSQVNVASATVQSAQASVQTARDQVATAQANVAAAQARARRANQDFERYSRLLAEKTVPQQQFDAAQAERDAAQAQLLAAQAQLRTAQSQVNAVGTQTAVSSSQRRATEGQITVAQATIKQRQADLDMAKLQLSYTIVRAPASGVVSKRAVQIGQLVQAGQAVCSVVGNSNLWVTANFKETQLHQMQPGQAVDIDVDAFEGDKLVGHVGSFAGATGAKFSLLPPDNATGNYVKVVQRVPVRIELDKNSPLYAKVRPGMSVSVAVDLQK; from the coding sequence ATGGATAAGAAAACAGTATTCCGCATAGTGGGCGTCATTGTTCTGGCCGTTGCCCTCTTTTTTGGGTACAGCGAATTTCGCTACCTGCAACGGCACGAAACCACCGACGACGCCCAGATCGACGGCGACGTAAACCCGGTTATTCCTAAGGCGGGTGGTTACGTAAAAGCCATTCGTTTTAAAGACAATCAGTTTGTAAAAGAAGGTGATACGCTTGTGGTTCTCGACGATGCGGACTATCGCATTCGCGTCGCGCAGGCTGAGTCTGCCCTGCAAAGTGCCATGGCGGCCGCTGGCGTAAGCCGCTCGCAGGTGAACGTAGCGTCGGCAACGGTACAAAGCGCGCAAGCAAGCGTACAGACGGCCCGTGATCAGGTTGCTACCGCGCAGGCTAACGTGGCGGCTGCTCAGGCCCGTGCCCGCAGAGCCAATCAGGATTTTGAACGCTACAGCCGACTATTAGCCGAAAAAACGGTTCCGCAGCAGCAGTTCGACGCAGCTCAGGCCGAACGGGATGCGGCTCAGGCTCAACTACTGGCGGCTCAGGCTCAACTACGCACCGCGCAATCGCAGGTGAATGCGGTCGGAACGCAAACAGCGGTATCAAGCTCGCAGCGTCGGGCAACCGAAGGGCAGATCACGGTCGCCCAGGCTACCATTAAGCAGCGTCAGGCCGATCTGGACATGGCTAAACTGCAACTTTCGTACACGATTGTACGGGCTCCGGCTTCGGGTGTTGTGTCGAAACGGGCGGTGCAAATCGGTCAGTTGGTACAGGCTGGTCAGGCCGTCTGTTCCGTAGTCGGTAATTCGAACCTGTGGGTAACGGCTAACTTTAAAGAAACGCAGTTGCATCAGATGCAGCCCGGTCAGGCGGTCGATATCGATGTCGATGCGTTTGAAGGTGACAAACTGGTAGGCCACGTAGGGTCGTTTGCCGGGGCAACGGGCGCGAAGTTTTCCCTGCTGCCTCCCGACAATGCAACGGGTAACTACGTGAAAGTGGTTCAGCGGGTTCCGGTACGAATTGAACTCGATAAAAATAGTCCGCTGTACGCGAAAGTGCGCCCTGGTATGAGCGTATCCGTAGCGGTGGATTTGCAGAAATAA
- a CDS encoding DUF3667 domain-containing protein: MHKYCAHCGQPVAVKRIDGHYIKHEIEHVLHFERGLLYTVRELLVSPGDNVRHFISENRSRLVKPIIFIIVTSLAYTLVNHFFHIGDGYMKLDEAEETSTGVIFKWIQAHYGYANIIMGVFIAFWAKLFFRKYAYNFFEILILLCFVMGMGMLIFAVFAVFQGLTHLNSMRVAGFVGIGYCTWAIGQFFDKRKIVNYVKAFGAYVLGMITFSLAALLLGTLVDLAIK, encoded by the coding sequence ATGCACAAGTACTGTGCTCATTGCGGGCAGCCGGTTGCCGTGAAGCGTATTGATGGTCATTACATCAAACACGAAATTGAACACGTCTTACATTTTGAGCGGGGCCTTCTGTATACGGTCCGGGAATTGTTGGTAAGTCCGGGCGATAACGTCAGACATTTTATTTCGGAAAATAGAAGTCGACTCGTAAAGCCTATCATTTTTATCATCGTGACTTCTTTGGCGTATACGCTCGTAAACCACTTTTTCCATATCGGAGATGGTTACATGAAACTTGACGAAGCCGAAGAGACGAGCACGGGTGTCATTTTTAAGTGGATTCAGGCCCACTACGGTTATGCCAATATCATTATGGGCGTCTTTATCGCTTTCTGGGCAAAGCTATTTTTTAGAAAGTACGCGTATAATTTTTTCGAAATTCTGATTCTCCTGTGTTTCGTAATGGGCATGGGGATGTTGATCTTTGCCGTTTTTGCCGTTTTTCAGGGACTGACTCACCTGAATTCAATGCGGGTTGCCGGTTTCGTTGGTATAGGGTACTGCACGTGGGCAATCGGTCAGTTTTTCGATAAGCGGAAGATCGTTAATTATGTAAAAGCATTTGGTGCATATGTGCTAGGCATGATAACCTTCTCGCTGGCAGCGCTATTACTCGGAACGCTGGTTGATCTGGCAATAAAGTAG
- a CDS encoding heparinase II/III domain-containing protein yields MKKFLMLVTASLLFFSIAAQTQDLLSGKFSSSELKKVLVPQAQWTPFPKRDDRAGWARADQKMMQAYLKKAESYLNYQWPYIPATKSLLIERTGDRDQFQAVSFEKREVLGTLLLAEIYENKGRFVDPIIDGVWSICEESFWGVPAHLPKSKEYAGLMDVSKPFVDLFAAETATYLAWVDYYLGDKLDAVSPQIRKRISTETRYRIFDPLMTKPHGWMTKTANGRAPNNWNPWICSNWLNAVLLLEKDDDKRTASVAKVLDVLDEFLNPYPQDGGCDEGPSYWGAAAASLYDNIAMLNLASNDAFQYVYADEKFRNMGRFIYRAQISDKYFLNFADADPQPGMAATMIYRYGKAINDPDMMRFGAFYRKPEEGNIGKFHYFRHFYALFMQDEYQKAAQGLPLPQNIWLPDLQVFAARDQAGTTKGFYVAAKGGHNDESHNHNDIGTYVVYYDGQPLLIDVGRGTYTAKTFSNKRYDIWYNCSDYHNLPTINGKNQPPGMSFKATDVSYKADNASPQFTVDISQAYPTDANINHWQRTIRLNRGKNVQIDDVVNLKNASSITQHVMTCYPAEVGKPGELIIHYNPKGGQASDFVVSYNAKQMTPSIEKVKLDAPEDRGIITKWGDTIYRINFNVLTPKPSDRLSLTIANLSK; encoded by the coding sequence ATGAAAAAATTCCTGATGCTGGTAACAGCTTCTTTACTCTTCTTTTCCATAGCGGCCCAAACGCAGGACCTGCTAAGCGGAAAGTTTTCGTCCAGTGAGCTAAAAAAAGTCTTGGTTCCACAAGCGCAGTGGACACCGTTTCCCAAACGCGACGACCGGGCTGGATGGGCCAGGGCCGATCAGAAAATGATGCAGGCGTATCTCAAAAAAGCTGAATCGTACCTCAACTACCAATGGCCGTACATTCCGGCGACCAAATCGCTGCTGATCGAACGGACTGGCGACCGGGATCAGTTTCAGGCCGTAAGCTTTGAAAAACGTGAGGTGCTGGGTACGCTCCTGCTCGCTGAAATCTACGAAAACAAAGGACGGTTTGTTGATCCGATTATCGACGGCGTGTGGTCCATCTGCGAGGAGTCCTTTTGGGGCGTTCCCGCCCATTTGCCCAAGTCGAAGGAGTACGCGGGGCTGATGGACGTATCGAAACCCTTCGTTGATCTGTTTGCCGCCGAAACCGCCACCTATCTGGCCTGGGTCGATTATTATCTGGGTGATAAGCTGGACGCTGTTTCTCCGCAAATCCGAAAGCGCATCTCCACCGAAACCAGGTACCGCATTTTTGACCCGCTGATGACCAAGCCCCACGGCTGGATGACGAAAACGGCCAACGGACGAGCACCGAACAACTGGAATCCCTGGATTTGCTCGAACTGGCTGAACGCCGTTCTGCTGCTCGAAAAAGACGACGATAAGCGAACGGCCTCGGTCGCCAAAGTGCTGGACGTGCTCGACGAATTTTTGAATCCTTATCCGCAAGATGGTGGTTGCGACGAAGGACCCAGCTACTGGGGTGCTGCTGCCGCTTCCCTGTACGATAACATCGCTATGCTCAATCTGGCTAGTAACGATGCCTTTCAGTACGTGTACGCTGATGAGAAATTTCGCAACATGGGCCGGTTCATCTACCGCGCTCAGATCAGCGACAAGTACTTTCTGAATTTCGCCGACGCCGATCCGCAACCAGGCATGGCCGCAACGATGATTTACCGCTACGGCAAAGCCATCAACGACCCGGATATGATGAGGTTTGGCGCGTTTTATCGCAAACCCGAAGAAGGCAACATCGGCAAATTTCATTACTTCAGACACTTCTACGCCCTGTTCATGCAGGACGAATACCAGAAAGCCGCGCAGGGGTTGCCGCTGCCCCAAAACATCTGGCTACCCGACCTTCAGGTGTTTGCCGCCCGCGATCAGGCAGGAACGACGAAAGGCTTTTACGTAGCGGCCAAGGGAGGCCATAATGACGAAAGCCATAACCACAACGACATCGGCACGTATGTCGTCTACTACGACGGGCAACCGCTATTGATCGACGTTGGCCGGGGCACGTACACAGCCAAAACGTTCAGCAACAAACGTTACGACATCTGGTACAATTGTTCGGATTACCACAATCTGCCGACCATCAACGGTAAAAACCAGCCACCCGGTATGTCGTTCAAAGCGACCGATGTTTCGTACAAAGCCGATAACGCTTCGCCACAGTTTACCGTTGACATTTCACAGGCGTACCCAACCGACGCGAACATAAACCACTGGCAACGAACCATCCGACTGAATCGGGGAAAAAACGTTCAGATTGACGACGTTGTCAACCTGAAAAATGCCAGCTCTATTACCCAACACGTGATGACTTGCTACCCGGCGGAAGTTGGAAAACCCGGCGAATTGATTATTCATTACAACCCAAAAGGAGGCCAAGCCAGCGATTTCGTGGTCAGCTATAACGCCAAGCAGATGACGCCTTCCATCGAAAAAGTAAAGCTGGATGCTCCCGAAGACCGTGGGATCATTACGAAATGGGGCGATACCATCTACCGAATCAACTTCAATGTGCTAACACCAAAACCGTCAGACAGGCTGAGCCTTACCATCGCCAATCTGTCGAAGTGA
- a CDS encoding DHA2 family efflux MFS transporter permease subunit: MKLGFDKWIVVITVTTAALLQTIDSSIVNVTLNQMMGNLGASLGDISWVVTGYAAASAVMITMSGWLTAKLGRRNYFAASIVLFTVASIFCGTSTNVWELVFFRVVQGIGGGGLLTTAQSILIQTFPKEDLGIANAIFGVGVIIGPSIGPTLGGYITDNLSWNWVFYINIPFGIAATVLTYLFIKEPAEKVEAGSMDWLALILLVMGIGGLQIVLEKGQEEDWFTSEFIVGMSITAAVGLIGFIWRQLAVKLPILDLSLLRQRRFAVGTLFNFILGFGLFASVFIIPVFCQTILGFTASQTGLLLMPGSIMTGLMMPVVGGLLSKNYISPVWYAGIGFLLFFGFCFDLSAISLEAGPDYFFWPLIVRGIGMGLIFIPLTTITLADLPGIKIPQGSALTGMIRQLGGTFGTAIMTTYISTRTVLHSSRLADNISIYNPLSAERIRQYTNLFLSKGDALMTATGKAYGVMQGSLIKQALVMTYADAFLIIGGFFLICVPLLLLFIGKKIEASGHTEMVME; the protein is encoded by the coding sequence ATGAAGTTAGGATTTGATAAATGGATTGTTGTGATTACGGTTACAACAGCCGCCCTGCTGCAAACCATCGATTCTTCCATCGTTAACGTAACGCTGAACCAGATGATGGGTAACCTCGGCGCTTCGCTGGGGGATATCAGCTGGGTCGTGACGGGCTACGCAGCCGCCAGTGCCGTGATGATTACGATGTCGGGCTGGCTAACGGCTAAGCTGGGACGGCGTAATTACTTTGCCGCTTCGATTGTTCTTTTTACGGTCGCATCCATATTTTGCGGTACCTCAACCAACGTTTGGGAGCTTGTTTTCTTCCGGGTTGTGCAAGGAATCGGGGGAGGAGGGTTGCTGACAACAGCCCAGTCGATTCTGATTCAGACCTTCCCGAAAGAAGACTTAGGGATTGCTAATGCCATTTTCGGGGTGGGCGTTATTATCGGCCCATCCATCGGACCTACGCTTGGGGGCTACATCACCGACAACCTGTCGTGGAACTGGGTGTTCTACATCAATATCCCCTTTGGTATTGCGGCTACGGTGCTGACCTACTTGTTTATCAAAGAACCCGCCGAGAAGGTCGAAGCCGGTAGCATGGACTGGCTCGCGCTGATTCTATTGGTAATGGGTATCGGTGGTCTGCAAATCGTTCTGGAAAAAGGTCAGGAAGAAGACTGGTTCACGTCGGAGTTTATTGTCGGCATGTCTATCACGGCAGCCGTTGGACTGATCGGATTTATCTGGCGTCAGTTAGCGGTAAAACTGCCAATCCTGGATCTAAGTCTGCTTCGTCAGCGCCGGTTTGCGGTTGGTACGCTGTTTAATTTCATTCTTGGTTTCGGGCTGTTTGCTTCCGTGTTTATCATCCCGGTTTTCTGTCAGACCATTCTGGGCTTTACGGCTAGCCAAACCGGATTGCTCCTGATGCCGGGTTCGATCATGACGGGCTTGATGATGCCTGTTGTTGGGGGGTTGCTAAGTAAAAACTACATCTCTCCGGTCTGGTACGCGGGTATCGGCTTTCTGTTGTTTTTCGGCTTTTGCTTCGATCTATCGGCGATCAGCCTTGAAGCTGGACCCGACTATTTCTTCTGGCCGCTAATCGTTCGGGGCATCGGGATGGGACTGATTTTTATTCCGCTGACCACGATTACACTGGCCGATCTGCCGGGCATCAAAATCCCGCAGGGATCAGCCCTTACGGGGATGATTCGGCAATTAGGCGGTACGTTCGGTACGGCGATCATGACCACGTACATCTCGACGCGCACGGTTCTGCATTCATCCCGCCTGGCCGACAACATATCGATTTATAACCCGCTGTCTGCCGAGCGGATTCGGCAGTACACGAATTTGTTTTTGTCCAAAGGCGATGCCTTGATGACGGCGACGGGTAAAGCCTACGGGGTTATGCAAGGATCGCTGATCAAGCAGGCGCTGGTGATGACGTACGCGGATGCTTTCCTGATCATTGGCGGGTTCTTCCTCATTTGCGTACCGCTTTTGCTACTGTTTATCGGGAAGAAAATCGAAGCCTCAGGCCACACCGAAATGGTGATGGAATAG
- a CDS encoding malate:quinone oxidoreductase, with amino-acid sequence MAKRNKAVQKGPDVILIGAGIMSATLGVMLKELQPDLTIEIYERLDSAAAESSDAWNNAGTGHSAFCELNYTPEKGDGTIDASKAVKIAESFEQSKQFWSFLVEKGFLNDAPNFIRSIPHMSFVWGNDNVNYLRKRYEALQKNYLFHGMQYSEDRAQLADWMPLVMEDRDPSQPVAATRMEIGTDVNFGALTRAMFRRLTDMPGVRLYFAHEVRDLWRSKSLGGWKIRVENVTTNQVRDVQTQFIFIGAGGGSLRLLEKSDIPESRGFGGFPVSGQWLKCVNPDVIERHQAKVYGKASVGAPPMSVPHLDTRMIEGKRELLFGPYAGFSTKFLKSGSYLDLPKSIQLSNMAPMLMAGMHNIPLTKYLIQQVMQSPEDRLAALREYYPDAKMEDWELEVAGQRVQVIKKDEKEGGVLEFGTEVVSAADGSIAALLGASPGASTAVSIMLDLIKRCFPDQLATEAWQQKLTEMIPSYGQVLANNPKLGQELRRHTNEVLGLGVYEYTPEAE; translated from the coding sequence ATGGCGAAACGAAATAAAGCTGTACAAAAAGGTCCCGATGTCATTTTGATCGGTGCCGGTATCATGAGTGCAACATTAGGCGTAATGCTGAAAGAATTGCAACCCGATCTGACCATCGAAATTTACGAGCGGCTTGATAGTGCAGCCGCCGAAAGTTCCGACGCCTGGAATAACGCCGGTACGGGTCACTCGGCCTTTTGCGAATTGAACTACACGCCCGAAAAAGGAGACGGTACCATCGATGCGTCGAAAGCAGTCAAGATTGCTGAGTCGTTCGAACAATCGAAGCAATTCTGGTCCTTTTTGGTTGAGAAAGGGTTTCTGAACGATGCTCCCAATTTTATCCGTTCCATCCCGCACATGAGTTTTGTGTGGGGCAACGATAACGTTAATTATCTACGCAAACGCTACGAGGCCCTTCAGAAAAATTACCTTTTCCACGGAATGCAGTATTCCGAAGATCGGGCACAGCTGGCCGATTGGATGCCGTTGGTTATGGAAGACCGCGATCCATCGCAACCGGTAGCGGCTACGCGCATGGAAATTGGTACGGACGTGAACTTTGGCGCCCTCACCCGAGCTATGTTCCGGCGTCTGACCGATATGCCGGGCGTTCGCTTGTACTTTGCCCACGAGGTTCGTGACCTGTGGCGGTCGAAATCGCTCGGCGGTTGGAAAATCCGCGTGGAAAACGTGACCACCAATCAGGTACGCGACGTACAGACGCAATTTATTTTTATCGGTGCGGGTGGTGGTTCGCTACGCTTGCTCGAAAAATCGGACATTCCCGAAAGCCGTGGCTTTGGTGGATTCCCGGTTAGTGGTCAGTGGCTCAAGTGCGTGAACCCCGATGTTATTGAACGGCATCAGGCGAAAGTGTACGGTAAAGCGTCAGTAGGTGCTCCGCCGATGTCGGTTCCTCACTTGGACACGCGCATGATCGAAGGCAAACGCGAGTTGCTGTTTGGTCCTTACGCCGGTTTCTCGACGAAATTCCTCAAAAGCGGTTCCTACCTGGACTTGCCGAAGTCGATTCAGCTGAGCAACATGGCTCCCATGCTTATGGCCGGTATGCACAATATTCCGCTGACCAAATACCTGATTCAGCAAGTGATGCAGTCGCCGGAAGATCGACTGGCCGCTTTGCGGGAGTATTACCCCGATGCGAAGATGGAAGACTGGGAGTTGGAAGTTGCCGGCCAGCGGGTGCAGGTAATCAAGAAAGATGAGAAAGAAGGGGGCGTTCTGGAATTTGGCACCGAGGTGGTTAGCGCAGCGGACGGAAGCATTGCCGCTTTGTTGGGCGCGTCGCCCGGTGCATCGACCGCCGTTTCGATCATGCTTGACCTGATCAAGCGGTGTTTCCCGGATCAGCTCGCTACCGAAGCCTGGCAGCAAAAGTTGACGGAAATGATTCCTTCCTACGGCCAAGTATTGGCTAACAACCCAAAACTAGGCCAGGAGTTGCGGAGACATACCAACGAAGTGCTTGGACTTGGTGTATACGAATACACGCCGGAAGCCGAGTAA